CAACAAGGCATCACAGATGGCATGCACCAGCACATCTGCGTCACTATGACCGGCAAGGCCTTTTTCGAAAGGGATCTTTACACCGGCGAGTACCAGGGGCCTGTTTTCACAAAATCGATGGCTGTCGTACCCAAATCCAATTTTCATCCTTTAACCAGCTCCCTTCGGCGTGTAATTATTTCCGCAAAAATCAAATCTTCCGGCGTTGTAATTTTAATATTTTCGTAACTTCCTTCGACTATTTTTACAGGGGTGCCTATTCTTTCCACCAATGATGCGTCGTCGGTTCCATAGTATTGCTCTTGGTATGCGGCTTCGTAGGCCTTAATGAGCGTCTCTTTATTGAACACCTGCGGGGTTTGAACCAGGAACAGGTTTTTTCGATCGACGGTTTTTTTGATTATGCCTCGTTTGTCAACCGATTTAACCGTTTCTTTAACGGGGACACCGGCAACAGCAGCGCCCGCTTGACGCCCGACCTGTATCGTTTTTTCGAGGATTTCCTTGTTTAACAGGGGTCTTGCCCCGTCGTGAATCACAATCAATTCATGTTCGGCGCACAAATATGGGAGAACATTGTTGATTGAATCCTGGCGGAGTTTTCCTCCGGGAATAACAGCTTTCACTTTCGTCAGCGAGAATGGCCGGACAACCGCCTGTTCGGCAAAATTCACATCGGTTTTTTTTACAACCACATATACGTCATCAATCAGATCCGAGTTTTGGAATATCAGGAGTGTATGGGCGAGGATCGGCTTGGCGTCAATCTTTAAATAGGTTTTAGGAATTGCATAACCCATTCTCAGGCCCGAGCCGGCTGCTGGGATGATTGCGGCTGTCTTCATTGGATAAAATAGAAACCCGGGATTATTTCCCGGGTTTTACAGTTTTACTTTGTAATGGCATTGGATCCTTTTTTATCTGAAGCAAGACCCTTCATTTCGGAAAAAACCATCCGCCCTGCCGTTGTTTGTAAAATGCTGGTTACCGTGATTTCCACGTTCATACCGACATATTTCTGCGCGTTGTCTACGATGATCATCATTCCGTCATCCATGTAGGCAACGCCCTGCCCAAGTTCTTTCCCTTCTTTTACAATTTTAACCGTCATGATTTCCCCGGGAAGAATAACAGGTTTCAAGGCATTCGCCAATTCATTGATATTGAGAATCTTTATTCCATGAAGCTCTGCGACTTTATTCAAATTGAAGTCGTTGGTTAGAATTTTCGCATGTATCTGTTTAGCCAATTCCAAAAGTTTGGCGTCAACACCTTTTGCATCGGGATAATCTTGGTCGATAATCTCGATATTCACAAATTTATCTTTTCTCATCCTGTTCAGGATATCCAACCCCCTCCTTCCCCGGGATCTTTTCAGTGAGTCAGGGGAGTCGGCCACATACTGTAACTCCTCCAGAACGAACTTGGGAATGAGTAAGGTTCCCTCGACAAACCCCGTGTCACAAATATCGGCGATACGTCCGTCGATAATGGCACTTGTGTCCACTATTTTCAAATTCTGACTGACCTTGACATTCCCGGACTTCATGAAGTGGAATTCGTCCACCTTTTTGGAACCGATCACCAATCCGAGATATCCCATAATACCGGTTAAGAGCGTGTAGATCCAGGGAACGACTTGCTGTTTTTCCATGATATCACTGACAAAGTGCATACCGAAAGCTAACAGGAAGGCAAAAAGCAAGCCGATGAACAAACCGGCGACGCCGCCGAAAATCGTTTTCAGGGGAAATTTTCTAATGGCTTTTTCGGAATAAATGACAAACCATGCTGTTAGTAAACCGAGTATTAAACCACCCATGGGATAGATGTTCAGATAGTCTTTAGGTGCTGCGGAATAATGGTACGCAATCCAGAAGCCGCTCAAACCACACGCCAGGATCAAGAGCATTCTAATCTGCATTTTTTCACCTCCTTTCTTTTTTATTTTTAAACGAAACGAATCTCACGTAAGGCATCATTTGAATAAGAAATACCCAGTTTTTACAGGAACAATAAGAATGCATGGCGCTGCAATTATTGCTGATATAGCCTCACAAGGTGCGATACACAAGTTTTTTCGCCAACAAAATGGCAGCAACGCACGAGGAGACACTATAAATGCATTGTATCAGACATTGTTTCCTGTGAGAACCAGATTCATCAATTCTTTCTCAATCGCAAAATTACCAGCCTGTTGAAATAAAGCAACATTGCCGAGGAAAAGGCCGCAAGCTGGCTGTCGAAACATTTCATATACTGGTATCTGGAAGCAAACGGATTTGGTCGTGTCCTGCAGGAAGGGGATTTGTAAACAAAAAAACTTAAAACAAAAAAAGTAATCTCGAGAGACTATCTGAAATTCTAAATTTCAATTCCTTCTTTCGAAGAATCTTAGAACCGCTTGAAATGGTTGAATGTTTACTTGCAAAGTTCGCGAGAAGTTGTATTATGCCAAGAGCAACAATAAGGCATATCTTCTGATTATAATGTAAAAACGCTGAAAATATTGAAGAGAGCGGCCATTGCTTTGATTGACTGTATATTTTCTTAAGGATAGTAGCTTTATGCCTCAAATATTCGACAATATAGAAACACATCTTTTATCCGCACTTAAAGATGCGATGGGTCTTTCCGAGCGCGCAGATTTCTGCGTAGGCTATTTTAACCTGCGTGGCTGGCGAAAAATTGATTCACTTGTTGAAAAATGGCCAGGCGGAGAAGGCCATTGTTGCAGGCTCCTGGTCGGTATGCAGCAACTGCCGCAAGAGCAATTACGTTCGGCGCTGAACCTGATCAAAGATGAAGAGCAAATCGATCAAGTAACAGCTATTGCTTTGAAGAAAAAACTTGCCCAGGATTTCCGCGATCAGTTAACCATCGGCATCCCGACAAACGAAGATGAGGCAGGTTTGCGGCGTCTTGCCTCTCAAATCACAGCAAAGAAACTGGTTGTGAAGCTGTTTTTGCGCCATTCTCTCCATGCCAAGCTTTATTTGTGTTTTCGGAACGACCCGCTCAATCCCAAAATTGGTTATTTAGGCAGCAGTAATTTAACGCTGGCCGGTTTATCAAAGCAGGGCGAGCTCAATGTTGATGTTCTTGACCATGATGCTTGCGACAAACTTGCCAAGTGGTTTACCGACCGTTGGGATGACAAGTTCTGCATCGATATTTCCAAGGAACTTGTCGAGATTATCAATTCCAGTTGGGCTCGTCCCGATCTGATTCCGCCCTATCAGATATACGTTAAAATGGCCTATCACCTTTCCCAGGAAGCGCGGGCTGGATTAACAGAATTTCGTATTCCCAGCGATTTTGGCAATATGCTTTTTGAATTTCAAAAGGCTGCAGTGCAGATTGCCGCCCATCACCTGAACAAGCGCGGCGGCGTGGTCATCGGCGATGTTGTCGGTCTGGGAAAGACATTAATGGCCACCG
This Deltaproteobacteria bacterium DNA region includes the following protein-coding sequences:
- a CDS encoding TRAM domain-containing protein; this encodes MQIRMLLILACGLSGFWIAYHYSAAPKDYLNIYPMGGLILGLLTAWFVIYSEKAIRKFPLKTIFGGVAGLFIGLLFAFLLAFGMHFVSDIMEKQQVVPWIYTLLTGIMGYLGLVIGSKKVDEFHFMKSGNVKVSQNLKIVDTSAIIDGRIADICDTGFVEGTLLIPKFVLEELQYVADSPDSLKRSRGRRGLDILNRMRKDKFVNIEIIDQDYPDAKGVDAKLLELAKQIHAKILTNDFNLNKVAELHGIKILNINELANALKPVILPGEIMTVKIVKEGKELGQGVAYMDDGMMIIVDNAQKYVGMNVEITVTSILQTTAGRMVFSEMKGLASDKKGSNAITK
- the ispD gene encoding 2-C-methyl-D-erythritol 4-phosphate cytidylyltransferase, which produces MKTAAIIPAAGSGLRMGYAIPKTYLKIDAKPILAHTLLIFQNSDLIDDVYVVVKKTDVNFAEQAVVRPFSLTKVKAVIPGGKLRQDSINNVLPYLCAEHELIVIHDGARPLLNKEILEKTIQVGRQAGAAVAGVPVKETVKSVDKRGIIKKTVDRKNLFLVQTPQVFNKETLIKAYEAAYQEQYYGTDDASLVERIGTPVKIVEGSYENIKITTPEDLIFAEIITRRRELVKG